One window of Marinomonas primoryensis genomic DNA carries:
- a CDS encoding MarC family protein, which translates to MSTEFSILSATLLFLFVIDPFGNIPILLSVMKGVPQKRQYQIVLRDGLIGLIILVCFLFFGAEFLALLHLETESISIAGGVVLFVIALKMIFPSPYTKEAGPVIEPFIVPISIPMLAGPSTLATLLVMVKSYPNDQQDLLISVGAAWGISVVILAMAPLLNRVLREKGLAALERLMGMLLLMMSVQMLVNGVRSLFTHTLAAL; encoded by the coding sequence ATGAGCACCGAGTTCTCCATTCTATCTGCCACCTTATTATTTTTATTCGTCATTGATCCGTTTGGCAATATTCCTATCTTGTTGTCTGTGATGAAGGGTGTGCCACAGAAGCGCCAATACCAGATTGTGTTGCGTGATGGATTAATCGGCTTGATCATTCTGGTGTGTTTTTTGTTTTTTGGGGCAGAATTTTTAGCGCTGTTGCATTTGGAAACAGAGTCTATTTCCATTGCTGGTGGCGTGGTGTTGTTTGTGATTGCTTTGAAGATGATTTTTCCTTCGCCCTACACCAAAGAGGCTGGCCCCGTAATAGAGCCTTTTATTGTGCCCATTTCCATTCCAATGCTGGCAGGCCCTTCCACTTTGGCGACGTTATTGGTGATGGTTAAGAGCTACCCAAATGATCAGCAAGACTTGCTGATCTCGGTAGGTGCTGCATGGGGCATTTCGGTCGTTATTTTGGCGATGGCGCCTTTGCTGAATCGCGTGTTGAGAGAGAAAGGGTTGGCGGCGTTAGAACGTTTGATGGGAATGTTGTTGTTGATGATGTCCGTGCAGATGTTAGTAAACGGTGTACGTAGCTTATTCACTCATACCTTGGCCGCCTTATAG
- a CDS encoding efflux RND transporter periplasmic adaptor subunit has protein sequence MEFKSKVGPITAVVIAAVTVGWMYFGGNGITVSPTESTPEENTISSQTAEAKLAYSVQAKTLIVKSIEMNLPLSGKTLADETLLLTNSFQGRIIKLPVEKGHFVKKGSSIAQIDTRTLKVQIEQARLLVKQRTLELDGMKKLAANNLSSKVNVAQAETDLASAKSVERALSVDLENANLTAPFSGVLNTLDVQEGQVLSVGASVGTLVSLNPIRVSVNIPQNKIQLVKLGTQGNIRLESGYEAEGFVSYISTTANESSRTISVEMQVDNPENVIPAGLTAAVNFILDEQKAHAFSPALLTLDNTGRTAIKTIDIDNKVVISPVEIVKSERDQVWVSGLPDNVNIITVGQGFVSAGDKVDAHYQN, from the coding sequence ATGGAGTTCAAAAGTAAAGTAGGACCGATAACGGCCGTTGTTATCGCCGCAGTAACTGTCGGTTGGATGTATTTTGGTGGCAATGGCATTACGGTTAGTCCAACTGAATCGACGCCCGAAGAAAACACCATTTCATCACAAACGGCAGAGGCTAAACTTGCTTATTCAGTTCAGGCAAAAACACTGATTGTGAAATCCATTGAAATGAACTTACCTTTAAGTGGGAAAACACTAGCGGATGAGACCTTACTACTAACAAACAGCTTTCAAGGCCGAATCATCAAGCTACCTGTCGAAAAAGGTCATTTTGTAAAAAAAGGCAGTTCTATTGCCCAGATAGACACTCGTACACTGAAGGTTCAAATTGAACAAGCTCGCCTTTTAGTAAAGCAAAGAACGCTTGAGTTAGATGGTATGAAAAAACTTGCAGCCAATAATCTTTCCTCCAAGGTTAATGTTGCACAAGCTGAAACCGATCTTGCCTCAGCCAAATCAGTTGAACGTGCTTTGTCGGTGGATTTAGAAAATGCGAATCTGACTGCTCCTTTTTCCGGTGTATTAAACACGCTGGACGTTCAAGAAGGGCAAGTGCTATCGGTCGGCGCATCGGTTGGTACATTGGTGTCTTTGAACCCTATCAGAGTCAGCGTCAATATTCCGCAAAATAAGATCCAACTAGTTAAGCTAGGCACACAAGGAAATATTCGCCTTGAGTCTGGTTATGAAGCAGAAGGTTTTGTTTCTTACATCAGTACCACGGCCAATGAATCTAGCCGAACAATTAGTGTCGAAATGCAAGTAGATAACCCAGAGAACGTTATTCCAGCAGGGCTAACTGCTGCGGTTAATTTCATTTTAGACGAGCAAAAAGCACACGCCTTCTCCCCTGCCTTATTAACACTCGACAACACTGGCAGAACCGCCATTAAGACAATCGACATTGATAATAAAGTCGTTATCTCACCTGTCGAGATAGTCAAATCTGAACGAGATCAAGTTTGGGTTAGCGGCCTACCCGATAACGTCAATATTATTACTGTCGGACAAGGGTTTGTGTCTGCTGGCGATAAAGTCGATGCACACTATCAAAACTAA
- a CDS encoding putative 4-hydroxy-4-methyl-2-oxoglutarate aldolase, with protein MKDLLPDLCDLYPEQLQIAEPIFTSYGKRSHFYGEVVTVSCFEDNSRVRELVNEDGKGKVMVVDGGGSKRRALLGDMLAEKAANNGWEGFVIYGAIRDVAAQATLNVGIHALCAHPMPTEKRGLGDLGKTLYMAGIVIAQGNFIYCDLNGIAVSKQPLALP; from the coding sequence ATGAAAGACTTACTTCCAGACCTATGCGACTTGTATCCAGAACAACTGCAAATCGCTGAACCTATTTTCACCTCGTACGGAAAACGCAGTCACTTTTATGGAGAAGTCGTTACCGTTTCCTGCTTTGAAGACAACAGCCGAGTGCGCGAACTCGTTAACGAAGACGGCAAAGGGAAAGTCATGGTTGTGGATGGTGGCGGAAGCAAAAGACGCGCGTTACTTGGCGACATGCTGGCAGAAAAAGCCGCGAATAATGGCTGGGAAGGTTTTGTTATTTACGGCGCAATACGAGATGTTGCTGCACAAGCCACTTTAAACGTCGGCATTCACGCTTTGTGCGCTCATCCAATGCCAACAGAAAAACGTGGTCTTGGTGATCTAGGTAAAACCTTGTATATGGCGGGCATCGTCATTGCTCAAGGTAATTTTATTTATTGCGATTTAAATGGTATCGCTGTGTCTAAGCAACCGCTTGCCCTCCCTTAA
- a CDS encoding hsp70 family protein: MAQPAFGSSYRVGIDLGTTNCVVSYLSSTCLDSDRNTPTLLPIPQVMSDGSVQEFDYLPSAIYLLANDEIGKIVPILPWRHHDTECVVGMGALALGQRRTGQLVQSAKSWLSHRQVDRRSAILPWGSDSVKKLSPLQASKLLLLHIRQSWNHRFPDALLELQTVALTLPASFDEEARALTLEAAKLAGLEDLYLLEEPQAACYHYISDDEKLASLADKKMLLVVDIGGGTSDFSLVAIRSSAKTNKQGAAISLKRIAVGEHLLLGGDNLDQALAFQLDPKQISALSVSRLAALVQQTRQAKENLLGANAPESLSITVLGGGSRLIGGSQKFDVSRNTLLEQMSTGFFPLVEANDPVQKNAYAMHTLGLPYESDPAFTRHLAVFLQQHKAAIEMATGSTMPDAVLFNGGLFNSPVLKARLLAQLNAWSNTPILACSADEPNEAVAKGAAMYLNALAGESARIESGVAHSLYLKLGDDQFVGILPKDTLKGETLLLEQDFFVTLGQQVQFPLYRSDDHLECVVGELRKENGLHYISNLATELDSSEENTELSVSMSVQMTEVGVLQVLLNGNDTRDQWRLDFSTSKQDPNNDSDSDALLHSNMGQAEEHLTHCFSGAGQKQNPDLVKALKQDLDQLLGKRDDWNLATSRRLVDKLLSLKSGRLKSAQHERQWLQLIGYCLRPGYGAADDLLRVQQVINTTKAGTQFDSAPVWGQYWTLYRRIAGGMSIDQQHVLFKQFSQYYSPTGQRSRDKIKALTTKSSDDLIRLVGALEAVPHEDKIIVVDWLIKRLQKTSEPDTAWWTVGRIASRHLLSGKQELRLSEGRLFPILDFALKEDWKKRKQAGLAAVLMSQVSVDESEKLKGYRKKIANKLKKDKCPTQWVERLESQIEINGDELNALVGESLPIGLRLSLV, translated from the coding sequence ATGGCGCAACCAGCTTTTGGCTCTTCTTATCGAGTGGGAATTGATTTAGGGACGACGAACTGTGTCGTTTCTTACCTTTCATCGACGTGTCTGGACTCTGATCGAAATACACCGACACTATTGCCTATCCCTCAAGTAATGAGCGATGGCTCTGTGCAGGAATTTGATTATTTGCCGAGTGCAATTTACCTGCTGGCCAACGATGAGATAGGGAAGATTGTTCCTATTTTACCTTGGCGTCATCATGATACAGAATGTGTCGTTGGCATGGGCGCATTAGCCTTAGGCCAACGCCGAACAGGGCAATTAGTACAGAGTGCAAAAAGCTGGTTGAGTCACCGACAAGTCGATCGTCGCTCAGCCATTCTTCCCTGGGGAAGTGATTCGGTAAAAAAGCTCAGTCCATTACAAGCCAGTAAGTTACTTCTTTTACACATTAGGCAAAGCTGGAATCATCGTTTTCCTGACGCTCTTTTAGAGTTGCAAACCGTCGCTTTAACCTTGCCGGCATCCTTTGACGAAGAAGCACGTGCGCTGACGTTAGAAGCCGCTAAATTGGCTGGTTTAGAAGACCTTTATCTATTAGAAGAACCGCAAGCAGCTTGCTATCACTACATCAGTGACGATGAAAAGCTAGCGTCTTTGGCTGATAAGAAAATGCTGTTAGTGGTTGATATTGGAGGAGGCACAAGTGACTTTAGTTTGGTTGCCATACGCTCTTCTGCGAAAACCAATAAACAAGGTGCGGCGATTTCATTAAAGCGCATCGCAGTCGGTGAGCATTTATTGCTTGGTGGCGATAATCTTGATCAAGCTTTAGCGTTTCAGCTCGACCCCAAACAAATTTCGGCTTTATCCGTGTCTCGTCTCGCCGCGTTGGTTCAGCAAACGCGTCAAGCTAAAGAAAATCTATTGGGCGCTAATGCGCCAGAATCCTTGAGTATTACGGTATTGGGCGGCGGCAGTCGTCTGATTGGCGGCTCACAGAAATTTGATGTTTCAAGAAACACATTATTAGAGCAAATGAGTACGGGGTTCTTTCCTCTTGTGGAAGCGAATGATCCGGTACAAAAAAACGCTTACGCTATGCATACGTTAGGTTTGCCGTACGAATCTGATCCTGCGTTCACGCGACATTTAGCGGTATTTTTGCAACAACACAAAGCCGCCATTGAAATGGCGACTGGATCGACTATGCCAGATGCCGTGTTGTTTAACGGCGGGTTGTTTAATAGCCCAGTGTTAAAAGCCCGTTTGCTGGCGCAATTAAATGCTTGGTCAAATACTCCGATATTAGCCTGCTCTGCCGATGAACCAAACGAGGCGGTTGCAAAAGGTGCGGCGATGTACTTAAACGCCTTGGCGGGAGAAAGTGCACGAATTGAAAGTGGCGTGGCGCACAGCTTGTATTTGAAACTTGGGGATGATCAATTTGTTGGTATTTTGCCCAAAGACACGCTAAAAGGTGAAACGCTGCTTTTAGAGCAAGATTTTTTTGTCACATTGGGTCAACAAGTTCAATTTCCTTTGTATCGTTCTGATGATCATCTTGAATGTGTCGTGGGAGAATTGCGAAAAGAAAATGGCCTACATTACATCTCCAATTTAGCAACAGAATTAGACAGTTCAGAAGAAAATACAGAGTTATCTGTTTCAATGTCGGTGCAAATGACCGAAGTGGGTGTGCTTCAAGTTCTTTTAAATGGTAATGACACACGCGATCAGTGGCGCTTGGACTTTTCCACCTCTAAGCAGGACCCAAATAACGACTCGGATTCTGATGCATTATTACATTCCAATATGGGGCAAGCAGAAGAGCATCTGACGCACTGCTTTTCTGGTGCGGGACAAAAACAGAACCCTGATTTAGTGAAAGCGCTCAAGCAAGACTTAGATCAATTATTAGGCAAGCGCGATGATTGGAATCTGGCGACATCTCGTCGCTTGGTCGATAAATTGCTGAGTTTAAAATCCGGTCGCCTGAAAAGTGCCCAGCATGAACGTCAATGGTTGCAGTTGATTGGTTATTGTTTACGCCCAGGCTACGGCGCCGCAGACGATTTGTTGCGCGTTCAGCAAGTGATTAATACCACTAAAGCGGGTACCCAGTTTGATAGCGCGCCAGTCTGGGGGCAATATTGGACCTTGTATCGCCGTATTGCAGGCGGTATGTCCATTGATCAGCAGCACGTATTGTTTAAGCAATTTAGTCAATATTACTCGCCAACCGGACAACGCTCCCGAGATAAAATAAAGGCGCTGACGACCAAGTCCAGTGACGATCTAATTCGCCTTGTGGGCGCGTTAGAAGCGGTGCCGCACGAAGACAAAATCATTGTGGTGGATTGGCTGATAAAGCGTCTACAGAAAACCTCAGAGCCCGATACGGCGTGGTGGACAGTGGGACGAATTGCTTCCCGTCATTTGTTGTCAGGTAAACAAGAACTGCGGCTTTCAGAAGGGCGCCTTTTTCCGATTCTTGATTTTGCATTGAAAGAGGATTGGAAGAAACGTAAGCAGGCAGGCCTCGCTGCGGTTCTGATGAGCCAAGTCAGTGTGGATGAATCAGAAAAACTAAAAGGCTACCGTAAAAAAATCGCCAACAAACTTAAAAAAGACAAATGCCCAACCCAATGGGTTGAGCGTTTAGAAAGCCAAATAGAAATCAACGGCGACGAGTTAAACGCATTGGTAGGGGAAAGCCTGCCAATTGGGCTGCGATTATCACTGGTTTAA
- a CDS encoding Hsp70 family protein, with translation MSDYFIGIDLGTTHSAVYYSQSGQSQAGRIQQLAIPQFIAAGQVDSRPLLPSFIYFPHDTEFLESDLLLPWGKAHSIVGQLARELGTKSSGRLVQSAKSWLCHSRVGADENVLPVDALEEVEKISPAAVTEILLAHLVNAWKVSFPNAPITEQNVVITVPASFDPAARAITEQSAERVGLRARLIEEPLAAFYAWLSDQKNWTENLTVNEHILVVDVGGGTTDLSLIQAVEKNDALGLERVAVGRHILLGGDNMDMTLTYHLAAQLAQKGTNLEPWQITGLTQACREAKERLLSNPDIAETSVVVPSRGRSLFNNSVKATLTQADVQQLLIDGFFPQVQLGEQAHKVARSGFSTINLDYEGDPAITRHISEFLSRHDVKPSKILLNGGVFNATVIRNTLEARLQSLLGGMPLTMLTPSHLDYAVAKGATYYAKVQAEGGVKVKSGLASNYYIGVASPMPAIPGMAPPVDAICVAPFGLEEGSEEQMLPNEFSLVVGESVIFRFFQSKHNEADAVGKVVSAFALGQLNELSPLSVRLDAGHYQAGEMVRIYLTARVTELGLLLLQAHDTQSDLNWTIEFQVREV, from the coding sequence ATGAGCGACTACTTTATTGGTATCGATTTAGGTACCACGCATTCTGCTGTCTATTATTCCCAGTCGGGTCAATCCCAAGCAGGGCGTATTCAACAACTGGCGATCCCGCAATTTATCGCGGCTGGCCAAGTCGATTCTCGTCCTTTATTACCTTCTTTTATTTACTTTCCTCATGACACTGAATTCTTAGAAAGTGACTTACTGTTGCCGTGGGGAAAAGCCCATTCGATTGTGGGCCAATTAGCACGTGAGTTGGGGACTAAGTCGTCTGGTCGTTTAGTACAAAGTGCAAAAAGTTGGTTGTGTCATTCTCGTGTTGGCGCGGATGAAAACGTACTTCCTGTCGATGCGCTTGAAGAAGTTGAAAAAATCTCTCCTGCTGCTGTGACTGAAATCTTGTTAGCGCACCTAGTAAATGCTTGGAAAGTTTCTTTTCCAAATGCGCCTATTACAGAGCAAAACGTTGTCATTACCGTGCCTGCGTCATTTGACCCTGCAGCTCGTGCGATTACCGAGCAATCAGCAGAACGAGTCGGCTTACGAGCACGCTTGATAGAAGAACCGCTGGCCGCGTTTTATGCGTGGCTGAGTGACCAAAAAAATTGGACGGAAAACTTAACCGTTAACGAACATATTTTAGTGGTCGATGTGGGGGGTGGAACCACAGATTTGTCTTTGATCCAAGCCGTTGAGAAAAATGACGCATTAGGTCTAGAGCGCGTAGCGGTTGGTCGTCACATACTATTGGGTGGCGACAACATGGACATGACTTTAACCTATCATTTGGCGGCTCAACTTGCGCAAAAAGGTACTAACCTTGAACCTTGGCAGATCACCGGCTTAACCCAAGCCTGTCGTGAAGCCAAAGAGCGTTTGTTGTCTAATCCAGATATTGCTGAAACCAGTGTCGTCGTACCGAGTCGCGGTCGCAGCTTGTTTAATAACAGTGTCAAAGCCACGTTAACCCAAGCCGATGTTCAGCAATTGTTGATTGATGGTTTCTTTCCTCAAGTACAGTTAGGTGAGCAAGCTCATAAAGTCGCTCGTAGTGGTTTTAGCACCATCAATTTAGATTATGAAGGCGATCCAGCCATCACTCGACACATTAGTGAGTTTTTATCTCGACACGATGTGAAGCCGAGTAAAATATTACTGAACGGCGGCGTGTTCAATGCGACGGTGATACGCAATACACTAGAGGCTCGCTTACAAAGCCTATTAGGTGGCATGCCGTTAACGATGTTGACACCTTCTCACTTAGATTATGCAGTGGCCAAAGGCGCAACCTATTACGCCAAAGTTCAAGCGGAAGGCGGCGTTAAGGTCAAAAGCGGATTAGCGTCGAATTACTACATTGGTGTTGCCAGTCCAATGCCCGCGATTCCTGGTATGGCGCCGCCGGTTGATGCTATTTGCGTCGCACCATTTGGTTTAGAAGAGGGTTCAGAGGAGCAGATGCTACCCAATGAATTCTCTCTTGTGGTCGGTGAAAGCGTTATATTTCGTTTTTTCCAATCCAAACACAATGAAGCGGATGCCGTGGGTAAAGTCGTGTCTGCTTTCGCTTTGGGTCAGTTGAATGAACTGAGCCCTTTGTCAGTTCGTTTGGACGCTGGACATTATCAAGCAGGGGAAATGGTGCGTATTTATCTAACCGCTCGTGTTACTGAGTTGGGCTTATTGTTATTGCAAGCGCACGACACACAGTCTGATTTAAACTGGACCATTGAGTTTCAAGTTAGAGAGGTCTAA
- a CDS encoding ATP-binding cassette domain-containing protein, producing the protein MSLLSLEQISVAFGHNPLLSKISFSADAGERVAIIGRNGAGKSTLLKVISGEQVADEGMVRIEGGMKVAQLPQELPAANEKTVREVVSEGAGQAHTLMARYFKLLEDFENDHSNELGDIQTELDKIQGWDLEQRVNHMIQRLALPADKLMSELSGGWRRRVILAQALISNPDVLLLDEPTNHLDVPTIEWMEQQLQQFRGLILFITHDRRFLEKLANRIIELDRGNLISFSGSIHAFLAFKEKMLEEEERANALFDKRLAEEEVWIRQGIKARRTRNEGRVRALEALRDERSERIGRQGNAKMAIETKDKSGKLVAEFTQVSHSFDDKVILQPMDLVVSRGDRIGLIGPNGCGKSTFLKILLGNLEPSSGTVHQGTKLNIAYFDQLREQLDPEQTVAENVGEGKDVIEINGQNKHVIGYLGDFLFPPERARTPVKALSGGERNRVLLAKLFTRPANLLIMDEPTNDLDVETLELLEELLMNYDGTLLLVSHDRAFLDNVVTSVIAFEGEGKVKEYVGGYQDWIRQGGKFPTESTSQTNDEPTKKEKAKLEAKKEAAPAVKPKAKLSYKLQREFENMPEAIATLERDIASLHVTTSAADFYSGDAEQVQKTLSKVSHKEHELETTMERWLELEEMKNG; encoded by the coding sequence ATGAGTCTATTGTCGTTAGAACAGATTAGTGTTGCTTTTGGGCATAACCCACTGCTGTCAAAAATTAGTTTTTCAGCGGACGCTGGCGAACGTGTTGCTATTATCGGCCGTAATGGCGCAGGTAAATCCACTTTATTGAAAGTCATCTCTGGTGAGCAAGTTGCCGACGAAGGCATGGTTCGCATCGAAGGGGGGATGAAAGTCGCACAGCTTCCACAAGAGCTGCCAGCGGCCAATGAAAAAACGGTTCGTGAAGTCGTGAGTGAAGGCGCAGGCCAAGCCCATACTTTGATGGCACGTTATTTTAAATTATTAGAAGATTTCGAGAATGATCATTCAAATGAACTAGGTGACATTCAAACCGAGCTAGACAAAATTCAAGGCTGGGATCTTGAGCAGCGAGTGAATCACATGATTCAACGTTTGGCTCTTCCTGCTGATAAGTTGATGTCGGAGTTGTCAGGTGGTTGGCGTCGTCGTGTTATTTTGGCGCAAGCGTTAATTTCTAATCCTGATGTACTGCTGCTAGACGAACCAACAAACCATTTGGATGTTCCTACGATCGAATGGATGGAGCAACAGCTTCAACAATTTCGTGGTTTGATTCTCTTTATTACCCATGACCGTCGTTTTCTTGAAAAGCTGGCCAATCGTATTATTGAGTTAGATCGCGGTAACTTAATTTCATTTAGCGGCAGCATTCATGCGTTTTTAGCCTTCAAAGAAAAAATGTTGGAAGAAGAAGAGCGTGCAAATGCATTGTTTGACAAGCGCTTAGCAGAAGAAGAAGTGTGGATTCGTCAAGGTATCAAAGCTCGTCGTACTCGTAACGAAGGTCGAGTTCGTGCTTTGGAGGCATTGCGAGATGAACGTTCTGAGCGCATTGGTCGTCAAGGTAATGCGAAAATGGCGATTGAGACCAAAGATAAATCCGGCAAGCTAGTCGCCGAATTCACCCAAGTGAGCCACTCTTTTGATGACAAAGTCATTTTGCAGCCTATGGATCTGGTTGTTTCTCGTGGTGATCGCATTGGACTGATTGGTCCGAATGGTTGTGGTAAGAGTACTTTCCTGAAAATTCTCTTAGGAAACTTAGAGCCTTCTTCCGGTACGGTTCACCAAGGTACCAAATTAAACATCGCTTACTTTGACCAATTGCGCGAACAGTTAGACCCAGAACAAACCGTGGCGGAAAACGTTGGTGAAGGCAAAGATGTTATTGAAATTAATGGCCAAAACAAACACGTTATTGGTTATCTTGGTGACTTCCTTTTCCCACCAGAGCGAGCACGTACTCCAGTAAAAGCCTTGTCTGGTGGTGAACGAAATCGCGTGTTGTTGGCGAAATTATTTACTCGTCCAGCCAATCTTTTGATAATGGATGAGCCGACCAACGACCTTGATGTAGAAACATTGGAACTGCTCGAAGAGCTGCTAATGAACTACGATGGCACCTTGTTATTGGTAAGTCATGACCGTGCTTTCCTTGATAACGTTGTCACAAGCGTGATTGCGTTTGAAGGCGAAGGCAAAGTCAAAGAATACGTCGGCGGCTATCAAGACTGGATTCGCCAAGGTGGTAAATTCCCAACGGAATCGACGTCTCAGACTAACGATGAGCCAACCAAAAAAGAAAAAGCCAAGCTAGAGGCAAAGAAAGAAGCCGCGCCAGCGGTTAAGCCCAAAGCCAAGCTAAGCTATAAACTGCAGCGTGAATTTGAAAACATGCCAGAAGCCATTGCTACGTTGGAACGAGACATTGCGTCTCTTCATGTTACAACAAGCGCAGCGGATTTCTATTCAGGTGATGCAGAACAAGTGCAAAAAACATTGTCGAAAGTATCACACAAAGAACATGAGCTTGAAACAACGATGGAGCGTTGGCTTGAGCTTGAAGAAATGAAAAACGGGTAA
- a CDS encoding DUF2760 domain-containing protein, translating into MTQKIKAVSFVPRFFGAFGQFFKYMGSGDYAARCQQANKGELFAFEAEPTVITETVEVIREIEVMAPALDTVNEDGAHQLLLLLQQEARFIDFLQESIDDYADADVGAAARQIHAGCSKVLTQHFTIEVVNSAAENSRIEIPADYDAKQIKLEGRVEGAGPYTGTLIHPGWKITDTRLPKVTNTESLTILAPAEVEV; encoded by the coding sequence ATGACGCAGAAAATAAAAGCAGTTTCTTTTGTGCCACGTTTCTTTGGTGCCTTCGGTCAGTTTTTCAAATACATGGGGAGCGGCGATTATGCCGCTCGCTGTCAGCAAGCGAATAAAGGCGAACTCTTCGCTTTTGAAGCTGAACCAACGGTCATTACTGAAACAGTAGAAGTGATTCGTGAAATTGAAGTGATGGCGCCAGCTTTGGATACGGTTAACGAAGACGGTGCACACCAATTACTGCTGCTTTTACAACAAGAAGCGCGTTTCATCGACTTCCTTCAAGAAAGCATTGATGATTATGCGGATGCAGATGTTGGCGCGGCAGCACGCCAAATTCATGCGGGTTGCTCTAAAGTATTGACGCAGCACTTTACCATCGAAGTGGTGAATTCCGCGGCAGAAAACAGCCGAATTGAGATACCAGCCGATTACGATGCTAAGCAGATTAAATTGGAAGGCCGAGTGGAGGGCGCTGGTCCTTATACCGGTACTTTGATTCATCCTGGTTGGAAAATCACAGACACACGTTTACCGAAAGTGACAAACACCGAAAGCCTAACTATTTTGGCGCCAGCCGAAGTCGAGGTATAA
- a CDS encoding lipase family protein → MLKFTRVVLSILLVSSFQLVFAAPDFVMIKAQAKLSDDTYLAAENMTALLKDQGQTLVHQATFINSQVSYLLSEKDGVQTLAIRGTANLENVMLNLNVSLLPDAKLDIMLHQGFAYAAKAVYKDVKPYLVAGKPIQITGHSLGGAIAVIVAMYLKMDDYPLTNVVTFGQPKVTNVSGAERFAGLPLTRIVTLQDIVPLVPPLSPLQIQELDIYWHLGEEVILMRNNKFSITSGIKSMLRATKFTSAIPSEQNLTAHKMTTYLELVNALTKKSTEVPYKMQISLFGFSLE, encoded by the coding sequence ATGCTGAAATTCACCCGTGTTGTTTTATCTATTCTTTTAGTGAGCTCATTTCAGTTAGTGTTTGCAGCACCAGATTTTGTGATGATTAAAGCGCAGGCCAAATTGTCGGACGACACTTATCTTGCTGCGGAGAACATGACTGCACTTCTAAAAGATCAAGGGCAAACTTTGGTTCATCAAGCGACCTTTATTAACTCTCAAGTCAGTTACTTATTAAGCGAAAAGGATGGCGTGCAGACCCTTGCGATTCGCGGTACGGCGAATCTTGAAAACGTCATGCTGAATCTGAATGTGTCTTTGCTTCCTGACGCCAAACTGGACATTATGCTGCATCAAGGTTTTGCCTATGCCGCGAAAGCGGTTTACAAGGATGTGAAGCCTTACCTTGTAGCAGGAAAGCCGATTCAAATAACCGGACACAGTTTAGGAGGGGCTATTGCTGTCATTGTAGCCATGTATCTGAAAATGGACGATTACCCACTCACCAATGTCGTGACGTTCGGACAACCAAAAGTGACCAACGTATCAGGCGCAGAAAGATTCGCAGGCTTGCCTCTGACCAGAATCGTTACACTGCAAGACATCGTGCCTTTGGTTCCGCCCTTAAGCCCATTGCAGATTCAGGAGTTGGACATTTATTGGCACTTAGGGGAAGAAGTCATTTTGATGAGAAACAATAAATTTTCCATTACGAGCGGGATCAAAAGTATGTTACGAGCCACCAAGTTCACTTCGGCTATACCAAGTGAGCAAAACCTAACGGCCCATAAAATGACAACGTATCTTGAGTTAGTCAATGCGTTGACTAAAAAATCCACCGAAGTGCCTTATAAAATGCAGATCAGTCTGTTTGGGTTTTCACTGGAATAA